Proteins from one Oncorhynchus tshawytscha isolate Ot180627B linkage group LG16, Otsh_v2.0, whole genome shotgun sequence genomic window:
- the LOC112235191 gene encoding acidic leucine-rich nuclear phosphoprotein 32 family member A-like has protein sequence MSQSLCDDMVDAHYIISNLAPEMSESGSPKQKETEILDFFKDFLQELDDGKVSLPVAEDSGEEEDSGEGEDSGEEEDSGEEEDSGEEEDSGEEEDSGEEEDSGEGEDSGEEEDSGEEEDSGEEEDSGEEEDSGEPLSVPSVMQWLTGQPHTPACLREKS, from the exons ATGTCTCAATCTCTTTGTGATGACATG GTTGATGCACACTACATAATCTCAAACCTGGCCCCAGAGATGAGTGAAAGTGGTTCTCCAAAACAAAAGGAGACGGAAATCTTGGATTTCTTTAAAGATTTCCTCCAAGAACTTGATG ATGGGAAAGTGAGCCTGCCTGTGGCTGAAGACAGTGGAGAGGAAGAAGacagtggagagggagaagacagtggagaggaagaagacagtggagaggaagaagacagtggagaggaagaagacagtggagaggaagaagacagtggagaggaagaagacagtggagagggagaagacagtGGAGAGGAAGAAGACAGTGGAGAGGAAGAAGACAGTGGAGAGGAAGAAGACAGTGGAGAGGAAGAAGACAGTGGAGAACCACTTTCTGTTCCCAGTGTAATGCAGTGGCTGACAGGGCAGCCACACACACCTGCTTGTCTCAGAGAGAAAAGTTAA